In Amycolatopsis coloradensis, one genomic interval encodes:
- the smpB gene encoding SsrA-binding protein SmpB has product MPKERGHKVIVSNRKARHDYSILDTYEAGLVLVGTEVKSLREGRASLADAFATVDDGEVWLRNVHIPEYVQGTWTNHTPRRTRKLLLHRQEIEKLIGKTKESGLSLVPLSMYFKDGKVKVEIALAKGKKSYDKRQDIAKRDAQRTISRAMGRALKGRYND; this is encoded by the coding sequence ATGCCCAAGGAACGTGGACACAAGGTGATCGTGTCGAACCGCAAGGCTCGCCACGATTACTCCATCCTCGACACCTACGAAGCCGGTCTCGTGCTCGTCGGTACCGAGGTGAAGAGCCTGCGTGAAGGACGGGCATCGCTGGCCGACGCGTTCGCCACGGTGGACGACGGCGAGGTCTGGCTGCGCAACGTGCACATCCCGGAGTACGTGCAGGGCACGTGGACGAACCACACGCCGCGGCGCACCCGGAAACTGCTGCTGCACCGCCAGGAGATCGAGAAGCTCATCGGCAAGACCAAGGAGAGCGGCCTTTCGCTCGTCCCGCTGTCGATGTACTTCAAGGACGGCAAGGTCAAGGTCGAGATCGCGCTGGCGAAGGGCAAGAAGTCCTACGACAAGCGTCAGGACATCGCCAAGCGCGACGCGCAGCGCACCATCAGCCGGGCCATGGGCCGGGCGCTCAAGGGCCGGTACAACGATTGA
- the ftsX gene encoding permease-like cell division protein FtsX, translating into MRASFVFSEVVTGLRRNVTMTIAMILTTAVSLAMLGFGLLAVGTIDKMKANFLADVEVSVYLVNDISAGDPNCSQSACQSLRQELQGNEGVESVVFENREQSYERFKKMFESQPELLALTGPEALPASLHVKLKNPERSQAIIQEYTGKPGVSKVDDQQKALDRVFNALNGVRNLAFGAALIMAIAALLLIANTIQVSAFTRRTEVGIMRLVGATRWYTQLPFLLEAVVAGLVGAIIGIVFLVLTKVLLLDLVLTGDVFPAVGMLELLFPVAPILLAVSIVISAITGYVTLRLYVRH; encoded by the coding sequence ATGCGCGCCAGTTTCGTCTTCAGCGAGGTAGTCACCGGCTTGCGCCGGAACGTCACGATGACCATCGCGATGATCCTCACCACCGCGGTCTCCCTCGCCATGCTCGGCTTCGGTCTGCTGGCCGTCGGCACGATCGACAAGATGAAGGCCAACTTCCTCGCCGACGTCGAGGTTTCGGTCTATCTGGTCAACGACATCAGCGCGGGTGACCCGAACTGCTCGCAGTCCGCCTGCCAGTCGCTGCGGCAGGAGCTTCAGGGCAACGAAGGTGTCGAGTCGGTCGTCTTCGAGAACCGCGAGCAGTCCTACGAGCGGTTCAAGAAGATGTTCGAGAGCCAGCCGGAACTGCTCGCGCTGACCGGGCCGGAGGCGCTGCCCGCGTCGCTCCACGTCAAGCTGAAGAACCCCGAGCGCAGCCAGGCGATCATCCAGGAGTACACCGGCAAACCGGGCGTCAGCAAGGTCGACGACCAGCAGAAGGCACTGGACCGCGTGTTCAACGCGCTCAACGGTGTGCGGAACCTGGCCTTCGGCGCCGCGCTGATCATGGCCATCGCCGCGCTGCTGCTGATCGCCAACACGATCCAGGTGTCGGCGTTCACCCGGCGCACCGAAGTCGGCATCATGCGGCTGGTCGGCGCGACCCGGTGGTACACGCAGCTGCCGTTCCTCCTGGAGGCGGTGGTCGCCGGCCTGGTCGGTGCGATCATCGGCATCGTCTTCCTCGTGCTCACCAAGGTGCTGTTGCTCGACTTGGTGCTCACGGGAGACGTGTTCCCCGCGGTCGGCATGCTCGAGTTGCTGTTCCCGGTGGCGCCGATCCTGCTCGCCGTCTCGATCGTCATTTCGGCGATCACCGGCTACGTGACGCTGCGCCTGTACGTGCGCCACTAG
- the ftsE gene encoding cell division ATP-binding protein FtsE — protein sequence MIRLEEVSKVYKTSTRPALERVSVEIDKGEFVFLIGPSGSGKSTFLRLLLREEVPSKGRVMVSNFDVAKLARRRVPRLRQTIGCVFQDFRLLSNKTVAENVAFALEVIGKPRPTIRKVVPEVLELVGLDGKADRLPNELSGGEQQRVAIARAFVNRPLVLLADEPTGNLDPDTSQDIMLLLERINRTGTTVLMATHDHSIVDSMRRRVVELQLGKVIRDDARGVYGIGR from the coding sequence GTGATCCGGCTCGAAGAGGTTTCCAAGGTCTACAAGACCTCGACCCGTCCCGCCCTCGAAAGGGTGTCGGTCGAGATCGACAAAGGCGAGTTCGTCTTCCTGATCGGTCCCTCGGGATCCGGGAAGTCGACCTTCCTGCGTCTCCTGCTGCGCGAAGAGGTGCCGAGCAAGGGTCGCGTCATGGTCTCCAACTTCGACGTCGCCAAGCTCGCCCGTCGCCGGGTGCCGCGGCTGCGGCAGACCATCGGCTGCGTCTTCCAGGACTTCCGTCTGCTGTCGAACAAGACCGTCGCCGAGAACGTCGCCTTCGCGCTCGAAGTCATCGGCAAGCCGCGCCCCACGATCCGCAAGGTCGTGCCCGAGGTGCTCGAACTCGTCGGCCTCGACGGCAAGGCCGACCGTCTCCCCAACGAACTCTCCGGTGGTGAGCAGCAGCGCGTCGCGATCGCCCGCGCCTTCGTGAACCGCCCGCTCGTGCTGCTCGCCGACGAGCCGACCGGGAACCTGGACCCCGACACCAGCCAGGACATCATGTTGCTGCTGGAGCGGATCAACCGCACCGGCACGACGGTGCTGATGGCCACCCACGACCATTCGATCGTGGACTCGATGCGGCGAAGGGTCGTCGAGCTCCAGCTCGGCAAGGTCATCCGTGACGACGCCCGAGGCGTCTACGGCATCGGCCGCTGA
- the prfB gene encoding peptide chain release factor 2, whose protein sequence is MSDEFDAALKDLAGKLTQIESVMDLDALRAQVAELEEQASSPNLWDDPEAAQKVTSQLSHRQSELRRISELRQRLDDLGVLYELAEAEGDSASVAESESELTALTKDIDGLEVRTLLSGEYDPRNAVVTIRSEAGGVDAADWAEMLLRMYLRWAERHNYPTDVYDISYAEEAGIKSATFKVTAPYVYGTLSVEQGTHRLVRISPFDNQSRRQTSFAHVEVMPEVEEVDHVDIPEKDIRVDVYRSSGPGGQSVNTTDSAVRITHIPTGVVVSCQNEKSQLQNKAAAMKVLQARLLQRKKEEERAEMDALKDGGSSWGNQMRSYVLHPYQMVKDLRTEFEVGNPSSVLDGEIDGFLEAGIRWRKQSGAA, encoded by the coding sequence GTGAGTGATGAGTTCGATGCGGCACTGAAGGACCTGGCCGGCAAGCTGACGCAGATCGAGTCGGTGATGGACCTGGATGCGCTGCGTGCCCAGGTGGCCGAGCTGGAGGAACAGGCATCCAGCCCGAACCTCTGGGACGACCCCGAAGCGGCGCAGAAGGTCACCAGCCAGTTGTCCCACCGGCAGAGTGAGCTGCGACGCATTTCCGAGCTGCGGCAGCGGCTCGACGATCTGGGCGTTCTCTATGAACTGGCCGAGGCCGAGGGCGACTCCGCCAGCGTGGCCGAGTCCGAGTCCGAGCTCACGGCGCTCACCAAGGACATCGACGGGCTCGAGGTCCGCACCCTGCTGTCGGGTGAATACGACCCGCGCAACGCCGTGGTCACCATCCGGTCCGAAGCGGGCGGCGTCGACGCGGCCGACTGGGCCGAGATGCTGCTCCGGATGTACCTGCGGTGGGCCGAGCGCCACAACTACCCGACGGACGTCTACGACATCTCCTACGCCGAGGAAGCGGGCATCAAGTCCGCCACCTTCAAGGTGACCGCGCCCTACGTCTACGGCACGCTCTCGGTCGAGCAGGGCACGCACCGGCTGGTGCGCATCTCGCCGTTCGACAACCAGAGCCGTCGCCAGACCTCCTTCGCGCACGTCGAGGTGATGCCCGAGGTCGAGGAGGTCGACCACGTCGACATCCCCGAGAAGGACATCCGCGTCGACGTGTACCGCTCGTCCGGCCCCGGTGGCCAGAGCGTGAACACGACGGACTCGGCGGTGCGGATCACGCATATCCCGACCGGCGTGGTCGTTTCGTGCCAGAACGAGAAGTCGCAGCTGCAGAACAAGGCGGCCGCGATGAAGGTCCTCCAGGCGCGCCTGCTGCAGCGGAAGAAGGAGGAGGAGCGCGCCGAGATGGACGCGCTCAAGGACGGCGGCTCCAGCTGGGGCAACCAGATGCGCTCCTACGTGCTGCACCCGTACCAGATGGTCAAGGACCTGCGGACCGAGTTCGAGGTCGGCAACCCGTCGTCCGTGCTCGACGGCGAGATCGACGGTTTCCTGGAGGCCGGCATCCGCTGGCGCAAGCAGTCCGGAGCCGCGTAA
- a CDS encoding PadR family transcriptional regulator gives MSELNATAAALLGLLHDGPATGGQLVAGAGERFGAFFSVTRSQVYRELPALSKEGLVRLGKQGPRSSQQYLITAAGKKAFKTWLTSEAGPDHLRSPLILRLVHAGSLTVKQRSALLESARASYTQQLDEAKAATKAADGPYAKAVAEFAQAQAKAALKLLDSIPQS, from the coding sequence GTGTCCGAATTGAATGCAACAGCCGCCGCACTGCTCGGTCTTCTCCACGACGGTCCCGCCACGGGCGGGCAACTGGTCGCGGGGGCGGGTGAGCGTTTCGGCGCCTTCTTCAGCGTGACCCGCAGCCAGGTGTACCGGGAGCTCCCCGCCTTGTCGAAGGAGGGCCTCGTCCGCCTCGGCAAGCAGGGCCCGCGGTCGAGCCAGCAGTACCTCATCACCGCGGCGGGCAAGAAGGCGTTCAAGACGTGGCTGACCTCCGAAGCCGGTCCTGACCACCTCCGCAGCCCGCTGATCCTGCGTCTCGTGCACGCCGGTTCGCTGACGGTCAAGCAGCGCTCGGCCCTGCTCGAGTCGGCTCGTGCGAGCTACACCCAGCAGCTCGACGAGGCCAAGGCCGCCACGAAGGCCGCTGACGGCCCGTACGCCAAGGCCGTCGCCGAGTTCGCCCAGGCGCAGGCGAAAGCCGCACTGAAACTGCTCGATTCCATCCCCCAGTCCTGA
- a CDS encoding UPF0182 family protein — protein MSLPKLSRRSRILLIIAAVVILALLLGARLLDTYVDWLWFGEVGARTVFSTVLITRVVLFFAVGLLVGGSLAVSLMIAYRSRPVFVPISGNDDPLARYRSAIVGRIRLFGIGIPVLTGLIAGASAQSDWQVVQLFLNGTRFGQTDPEFGNDVGFYAFDLPFYNWLLGWLFISVVIAFFGALISHYIFGGIRLAGKGGQLAGPTRAQLAITIGIFVLLKAVEYFFDRYNLLLSDRGAPLFVGATYTDLNAVLPAKLILLCISVICAVAFFAGAFLRNLQLPAIALVLLILSNVLVGVAWPAVLDQFSVRPNANEKESASIQRNMDATRQAFGLTNVEYKDYTGKSEATSAEIKADKGTVPNIRLLDPNVLSDTFTQRVGRENFYGFPSKLDIDRYTLNGVTQDYIVAAKEIKTEGLTGNQTNWINKHLVYTHGNGFVAAPANTIDRALKDANSDGGYPIATTSDTQNPAGAGSTDPNKPGIKVDEPRIYYGELATDAAYAIVGGKAGQAPGEYDTAVDRAYIYKGSGGVPIDNWFNRLVFAAEYGERNILFSDAIGDGSKIMFNREPRDRVAKIAPWLTLDGDPYPAVVDGKIKWIVDGYTTMNNFPYAQQTQLGQATNDSLSGTTRQANSSINYIRNSVKATVDAFDGTVTLYGVEDNEPVLNAWKQVFPGLVKPSSEISPDLRSHFRYPEDLFKVQRELLSKYHVNNPAEFYAQQAFWSVPQDPTQEGGVNASASGIANQPGYYVLATAPGDTKSRFQLTSSLTGLQRQYLAAWMSVSSDPEDYGKMRVLRLPTGASGSTQVDGPVQVQNRFQSDPRVAQDRTLFNNPNVTVTYGNLITLPVANGFLYVEPVYIRQRNQLSYPQLARVLVSYGTKIGFAPTLNEALDQVFGAGTGSGVTPPQTGGTPGPTTPPPPGTTTPQPPAGDNPALDKAAGDMHDAWVKFRAAQQSGNYADQGAALAALEAASKAYESAKANPPASGAPPTSGQPGG, from the coding sequence GTGAGCCTGCCGAAGCTGTCCCGGCGCAGCCGGATACTGCTCATCATCGCCGCCGTCGTCATTCTGGCGCTGCTGCTGGGCGCGAGACTGCTGGACACCTACGTCGACTGGTTGTGGTTCGGCGAGGTCGGCGCCCGCACGGTGTTCAGCACGGTGTTGATCACCCGTGTGGTCTTGTTCTTCGCCGTAGGGCTGCTGGTGGGAGGGTCGCTCGCGGTCAGCCTGATGATCGCGTACCGGTCCAGGCCCGTCTTCGTGCCGATTTCCGGCAACGACGACCCGCTCGCGCGCTACCGGTCGGCGATCGTCGGCCGGATCCGCCTGTTCGGCATTGGCATCCCGGTGCTCACCGGGCTCATCGCCGGCGCGTCCGCGCAGAGCGACTGGCAGGTCGTGCAGCTGTTCCTGAACGGCACGCGGTTCGGACAGACCGATCCCGAGTTCGGCAACGACGTCGGTTTCTACGCCTTCGACCTGCCGTTCTACAACTGGCTCCTGGGCTGGCTGTTCATCTCGGTCGTCATCGCGTTCTTCGGCGCGCTGATCTCGCACTACATCTTCGGCGGCATCCGGCTCGCGGGTAAGGGCGGTCAGCTCGCCGGTCCGACCCGCGCCCAGCTCGCCATCACCATCGGCATCTTCGTGCTGTTGAAGGCGGTCGAGTACTTCTTCGACCGTTACAACCTGTTGCTCTCGGACCGCGGGGCACCGCTGTTCGTCGGTGCGACCTACACCGACCTGAACGCGGTCTTGCCCGCGAAGCTGATCCTTCTGTGCATCTCGGTGATCTGCGCCGTCGCGTTCTTCGCCGGCGCGTTCCTCCGCAACCTGCAGCTGCCCGCGATCGCGCTGGTGCTGCTGATCCTGTCGAACGTGCTCGTCGGCGTCGCGTGGCCCGCGGTGCTCGACCAGTTCTCGGTGCGTCCCAACGCGAACGAGAAGGAATCCGCGTCGATCCAGCGCAACATGGACGCGACCCGCCAGGCGTTCGGCCTGACCAACGTCGAGTACAAGGACTACACCGGCAAGTCCGAGGCGACCTCCGCGGAGATCAAGGCGGACAAGGGGACCGTCCCGAACATCCGGCTCCTCGACCCGAACGTCCTCAGCGACACGTTCACCCAGCGCGTCGGTCGTGAGAACTTCTACGGCTTCCCGTCCAAGCTGGACATCGACCGTTACACCCTCAACGGGGTCACGCAGGACTACATCGTCGCGGCCAAGGAGATCAAGACCGAAGGTCTCACCGGCAACCAGACGAACTGGATCAACAAGCACCTCGTCTACACACACGGAAACGGTTTCGTCGCGGCGCCGGCTAACACGATCGACCGTGCGCTGAAGGACGCCAACTCCGACGGCGGTTACCCGATCGCCACCACCAGCGACACCCAGAACCCGGCGGGCGCCGGGTCGACCGACCCGAACAAGCCGGGCATCAAGGTGGACGAGCCCCGTATCTACTACGGCGAGCTCGCGACCGACGCCGCGTACGCGATCGTCGGCGGAAAGGCGGGGCAGGCGCCGGGCGAGTACGACACCGCCGTCGACCGTGCCTACATCTACAAGGGTTCCGGCGGCGTGCCGATCGACAACTGGTTCAACCGCCTCGTTTTCGCCGCCGAGTACGGAGAGCGCAACATCCTCTTCTCCGATGCCATCGGCGACGGATCCAAGATCATGTTCAACCGCGAACCGCGGGATCGGGTCGCCAAGATCGCGCCGTGGCTGACCCTCGACGGTGACCCGTACCCGGCGGTCGTCGACGGCAAGATCAAGTGGATCGTCGACGGCTACACGACGATGAACAACTTCCCGTACGCCCAGCAGACCCAGCTCGGCCAGGCGACCAACGACTCGCTCAGCGGCACCACCCGCCAGGCGAACTCCTCGATCAACTACATCCGCAACTCGGTCAAGGCCACCGTCGACGCGTTCGACGGCACCGTGACCCTGTACGGGGTCGAGGACAACGAGCCGGTGCTCAACGCCTGGAAGCAGGTCTTCCCGGGCCTGGTCAAGCCGAGCAGTGAGATTTCGCCGGACCTGCGGTCGCACTTCCGCTACCCCGAAGACCTCTTCAAGGTGCAGCGGGAGCTCCTGTCGAAGTACCACGTGAACAACCCCGCGGAGTTCTACGCTCAGCAGGCCTTCTGGAGCGTTCCGCAGGACCCGACGCAGGAAGGCGGCGTGAACGCGTCCGCCTCCGGGATCGCCAACCAGCCCGGCTACTACGTCCTGGCCACCGCGCCGGGCGACACCAAGTCTCGATTCCAGCTCACCAGTTCGCTGACCGGTCTCCAACGGCAGTACCTCGCGGCCTGGATGTCGGTGTCCTCAGATCCCGAGGACTACGGGAAGATGCGCGTCCTGAGACTGCCGACAGGTGCCAGCGGATCGACACAGGTGGACGGTCCCGTCCAGGTCCAGAACAGATTCCAAAGTGACCCACGGGTCGCACAGGACCGGACGCTGTTCAACAACCCGAACGTCACGGTCACCTACGGAAACCTGATCACGCTGCCCGTCGCCAACGGCTTCCTCTACGTGGAACCGGTCTACATCCGGCAACGGAACCAGCTGAGCTATCCGCAGCTGGCCCGTGTCCTGGTCTCCTACGGCACCAAGATCGGGTTCGCGCCGACGCTGAACGAAGCGCTCGACCAGGTCTTCGGCGCGGGCACGGGCTCCGGGGTCACACCGCCGCAGACCGGCGGCACTCCCGGACCCACGACGCCTCCGCCGCCGGGGACGACGACGCCGCAGCCGCCCGCCGGCGATAACCCGGCGCTGGACAAGGCCGCCGGCGACATGCACGACGCCTGGGTCAAGTTCCGCGCCGCCCAGCAATCCGGGAACTACGCCGACCAGGGTGCCGCCTTGGCCGCGCTCGAAGCGGCCTCCAAGGCCTACGAGTCGGCCAAGGCGAACCCGCCGGCGTCCGGTGCGCCCCCGACCTCCGGCCAGCCTGGAGGGTGA
- a CDS encoding PPA1309 family protein — protein MAPSEQQGVAGLAREVEEFVASGGWDQPPQLFALVPTAALLDEQPELAGQLDPSAPLTPVAQEALPDGDLGEALAQIAWPDLVLGCALAQEIIVLPPDAEAELPVVPETDAERLRQAAADHPRRTEARLVAAVLRDGAGACVMRLRGAGQPSGPGDVPVDEIIENPELAPNLLEALKATLLP, from the coding sequence ATGGCACCGAGTGAGCAGCAGGGCGTGGCCGGCCTGGCCCGCGAAGTCGAGGAGTTCGTCGCTTCGGGAGGCTGGGACCAGCCCCCGCAGTTGTTCGCGCTGGTCCCGACCGCGGCGCTGCTGGACGAACAACCCGAACTGGCCGGGCAGCTCGACCCGTCGGCCCCGCTGACGCCCGTCGCGCAGGAGGCTCTGCCCGACGGTGACCTGGGTGAAGCGCTGGCGCAGATCGCGTGGCCCGATCTGGTGCTGGGCTGCGCGCTCGCGCAGGAGATCATCGTGCTGCCGCCGGACGCCGAAGCCGAGCTTCCCGTCGTGCCCGAGACCGATGCCGAACGCCTGCGTCAAGCGGCCGCCGACCACCCCCGCCGGACCGAAGCCCGCCTCGTCGCGGCTGTGCTGCGGGATGGTGCCGGAGCGTGCGTCATGCGGCTTCGCGGTGCCGGGCAGCCCTCCGGACCCGGTGACGTCCCTGTTGACGAGATCATCGAGAACCCGGAGCTGGCGCCCAACCTGCTCGAAGCACTGAAAGCCACCCTGCTGCCCTGA
- a CDS encoding YlbL family protein: MLVSGALFVAFALVGFFIPVPYVAISPGPTYDTLGKDAAGQSVIQVNGHEVFQTSGELRMTTVSLRDGGITLFNALGLWASGRYALAPREEYFKPGETNEQVRQENIQQLQDSQTAAQVAALRRKFPVKVLAKTIVSGSPADKVLAPGDRLLVVNGKTVTEATEVRAALNGTKPGQTVQITFKSDGQAERTVPLTLAQRPDGPEGFMGLTAVDRADVPFDVKISLQDVGGPSAGLMFALAIVDKMEPGDLAGGRHIAGTGEISEKGVVGAIGGISFKVVGAREAGATDFLVPAHNCAEAKTAAPEGLNLIKVSTLDEAIAQLENLKAGRPTASC, encoded by the coding sequence CTGCTGGTCAGCGGTGCGCTGTTCGTCGCCTTCGCGCTGGTCGGGTTCTTCATCCCGGTGCCGTATGTGGCGATCAGCCCCGGGCCGACCTACGACACCCTCGGCAAGGACGCGGCCGGCCAGTCCGTGATCCAGGTCAACGGGCACGAGGTTTTCCAGACCTCCGGTGAGCTGCGGATGACGACGGTCTCCCTGCGTGATGGCGGCATCACGCTGTTCAACGCGCTCGGGCTCTGGGCCAGCGGCCGGTACGCGCTGGCGCCGCGCGAGGAATATTTCAAGCCGGGCGAAACCAACGAGCAGGTCCGGCAGGAGAACATCCAGCAGTTGCAGGACTCGCAGACCGCTGCCCAGGTCGCCGCGCTGCGCCGCAAGTTCCCGGTGAAGGTGCTCGCGAAGACGATCGTCTCCGGCAGTCCCGCGGACAAGGTGCTCGCCCCCGGCGACCGGCTTCTGGTGGTCAACGGGAAGACGGTCACGGAGGCGACCGAAGTGCGGGCCGCCCTGAACGGGACGAAGCCCGGGCAGACCGTCCAGATCACCTTCAAATCCGACGGTCAGGCCGAACGCACCGTGCCGCTCACGCTCGCGCAGCGGCCCGATGGGCCGGAAGGCTTCATGGGCCTGACCGCGGTGGACCGTGCCGACGTTCCCTTCGACGTGAAGATCTCGCTGCAGGATGTCGGTGGCCCGTCGGCGGGCCTGATGTTCGCGCTCGCGATCGTCGACAAGATGGAGCCCGGCGACCTCGCCGGTGGCAGGCATATCGCCGGGACGGGCGAGATCTCCGAGAAGGGCGTCGTCGGCGCGATCGGCGGCATCTCGTTCAAGGTGGTCGGCGCTCGCGAGGCCGGCGCCACCGACTTCCTCGTGCCCGCGCACAACTGCGCCGAGGCGAAGACCGCCGCGCCCGAGGGCCTGAACCTGATCAAGGTGTCCACGCTGGACGAGGCGATCGCGCAGCTCGAGAACCTCAAGGCGGGTAGGCCGACCGCCTCCTGCTGA
- a CDS encoding zinc-dependent metalloprotease: MSKPPFGFGPPDPDKRGENEPSDSGGQPSGAEAFNQLGQMLSQLGQMLSQAGSSTGPVNYDLAKQIALQNLSSSGSADVKLGFSSSSGGDSSTAVRDAAHLAELWLDAATILPAGATTTVAWSARTWVEKTLPTWQRLCDPVAQQVSGAWVQALPEEAKQAAGPLLSMMGQMGGMAFGSQLGNALAQLASEVLTSTEVGLPLGPAATSALLPANIEKFTEGLELPTSEVLVFIAAREAAHQRLFAHVPWLRQRLLATVEEFASGISVDTSALEQLAGQIDPSNPASIEEAMSSGLLEPQTSPEQKAALNRLETLLALVEGWVDVVVAEAIGDRLPGADALRETLRRRRATGGPAEQTFATLVGLELRPRRMRAASSLWKLVGDQHGIEKRDGLWSHPDLMPTANDLDEPLDFSERLGDGESTLEGIDPIAEIERTEREKNKPKGDEEEN, translated from the coding sequence ATGAGCAAACCCCCGTTCGGCTTCGGACCGCCCGATCCCGACAAACGAGGCGAGAACGAGCCGTCGGATTCCGGCGGCCAGCCCTCCGGCGCCGAGGCCTTCAATCAGCTCGGTCAGATGCTCAGCCAGCTGGGCCAGATGCTCAGCCAGGCCGGCAGCTCGACCGGGCCGGTCAACTATGACCTGGCGAAACAGATCGCGTTGCAGAACCTCAGCAGCAGCGGAAGCGCCGACGTCAAACTCGGCTTTTCGTCATCCAGTGGTGGCGACTCGAGCACGGCCGTCCGCGACGCCGCCCACCTGGCGGAGCTGTGGCTGGACGCCGCGACGATCCTGCCCGCAGGGGCCACGACGACCGTCGCTTGGTCCGCGCGTACCTGGGTCGAGAAGACCCTGCCCACCTGGCAGCGCCTCTGCGACCCCGTCGCCCAGCAGGTCTCGGGCGCGTGGGTACAGGCCCTGCCCGAGGAGGCCAAGCAGGCCGCCGGCCCGCTGCTCTCGATGATGGGGCAGATGGGCGGGATGGCCTTTGGCTCCCAGCTCGGTAACGCTCTCGCTCAGTTGGCTTCCGAAGTGCTCACCTCCACCGAGGTCGGTCTCCCGCTCGGCCCCGCGGCCACCTCCGCGCTGCTGCCGGCGAACATCGAGAAGTTCACCGAGGGCCTGGAGCTGCCGACCAGTGAGGTGCTGGTCTTCATCGCCGCGCGCGAGGCCGCCCACCAGCGGCTGTTCGCCCACGTCCCTTGGCTGCGGCAGCGACTTCTGGCCACCGTCGAGGAGTTCGCGAGCGGCATCTCCGTCGACACGTCGGCGCTGGAGCAGCTCGCCGGCCAGATCGACCCGTCGAACCCCGCCAGCATCGAAGAGGCCATGTCCTCCGGCCTGCTCGAGCCGCAGACCTCGCCCGAGCAGAAGGCGGCGCTGAACCGCCTGGAAACCCTGCTCGCGCTGGTCGAAGGCTGGGTCGACGTCGTGGTCGCCGAGGCCATCGGCGACCGGCTTCCGGGCGCGGACGCGCTCCGGGAGACACTGCGCCGCCGCCGGGCCACGGGTGGCCCCGCCGAGCAGACCTTCGCCACCTTGGTCGGGCTTGAGCTCCGGCCAAGGCGGATGCGGGCGGCCTCCTCGCTGTGGAAGCTCGTCGGCGACCAGCACGGCATCGAGAAGCGGGACGGCCTCTGGTCCCACCCCGACCTGATGCCGACCGCCAACGACCTCGACGAGCCGCTCGACTTCTCCGAACGCCTCGGCGATGGCGAGTCGACGCTCGAAGGCATCGACCCGATCGCCGAGATCGAACGGACCGAGCGCGAGAAGAACAAGCCCAAGGGCGACGAAGAAGAGAACTGA
- a CDS encoding M48 family metallopeptidase — translation MRGRDTTNPSDTPEHKVEVRRSQRRHRTVTAYWDEDTLVVLIPARMTRAEEKHWVAEMQRKLLRKGPRQAAPPKASDEALLARCAVLSAKYLDGKAIPASVRWVPPMRTRWASCTPVDATIRVSDRLRRVPGWVLDYVLVHELAHLKEPGHNAAFWELVRRYPKTERAIGYLEGLSSAAGWGIAAED, via the coding sequence TTGAGGGGCCGGGACACGACGAATCCGTCGGACACTCCCGAACACAAGGTCGAGGTACGGCGTAGCCAACGCCGCCACCGGACCGTCACCGCGTACTGGGACGAGGACACCCTCGTCGTGCTGATCCCTGCCCGGATGACCCGGGCGGAGGAGAAGCACTGGGTTGCCGAGATGCAGCGCAAGCTGTTGCGCAAAGGCCCGCGGCAGGCCGCGCCGCCGAAGGCGTCGGACGAGGCGCTGCTGGCACGCTGCGCCGTGCTCTCGGCGAAGTATCTGGACGGGAAGGCGATACCCGCGAGCGTTCGCTGGGTCCCGCCGATGAGGACGAGGTGGGCGTCCTGCACACCGGTCGACGCGACGATCAGGGTCAGTGATCGTCTGCGCCGGGTGCCGGGATGGGTGCTGGACTACGTCCTCGTGCACGAACTCGCGCACTTGAAGGAACCAGGGCACAACGCGGCATTCTGGGAGCTCGTTCGCCGTTATCCCAAGACCGAACGCGCCATCGGCTACCTGGAGGGTCTGTCCTCCGCCGCCGGATGGGGCATCGCGGCGGAGGACTGA